A genomic window from Sanguibacter antarcticus includes:
- a CDS encoding glycosyltransferase family 2 protein has translation MSQTIADVLRDVLLAFFSVAAIPMLLYFLVINTSYLALIVLASVNFTRHLRRTPFAGTDSVASSALTPGVSVVLPAYNEEMVILDSVRSVLDLRHPDHQVVVVNDGSTDGTLDLLKNAYDLVPDPRTVLQQIPARGLVRGLWVPSNPSIPLIVVDTENSGRSDSLNAGVNAATRELIVMLDADSLMDPDALLVVSQPFADDPVDTVATGGVIRAANGCQVIGGRVVDVRMPRQMVARIQVVEYLRSFLLGRTGWSQANALILISGAFGMFRRDVLVEVGGLDADCIGEDFELVMRIHRHMKDAGRDYRVVFVAEPVSWTEVPSTLAVLGRQRRRWHRGLWEVLWAYRGMTFNPKYGRVGMVALPYYWLFELFAPLIELVGLVVVPLGLALGVVNLNYALALLLVAYVYGFFVTCAALLVEEVSFHRYTYWRDLVRILGAAVAENIGYRQLTAVWRLQGWWAALRNKEAVWGTMTRTGFGTD, from the coding sequence ATGAGCCAGACCATCGCCGACGTGCTGCGCGACGTGCTCCTCGCGTTCTTCTCGGTCGCCGCCATCCCGATGCTTCTCTACTTCCTCGTCATCAACACGTCCTACCTCGCGCTCATCGTGCTCGCGAGCGTGAACTTCACGCGCCACCTGCGCCGCACCCCGTTCGCCGGGACCGACTCGGTGGCGAGCTCCGCGCTCACCCCCGGGGTGTCGGTCGTCCTGCCTGCGTACAACGAGGAGATGGTCATCCTCGACTCGGTCCGTTCCGTCCTCGACCTGCGCCACCCCGACCACCAGGTGGTCGTGGTCAACGACGGCAGCACGGACGGGACCCTCGACCTGCTCAAGAACGCCTACGACCTCGTGCCGGACCCGCGGACGGTCCTCCAGCAGATCCCGGCCCGCGGGCTCGTCCGTGGGCTGTGGGTACCGTCGAACCCGTCGATCCCGCTCATCGTCGTCGACACAGAGAACTCCGGACGCTCCGACAGCCTCAACGCCGGCGTCAACGCGGCGACCCGAGAGCTCATCGTCATGCTCGACGCAGACTCCCTCATGGATCCTGACGCGCTCCTGGTGGTCTCCCAACCGTTCGCGGACGATCCGGTAGACACTGTCGCCACGGGCGGAGTCATCCGGGCAGCCAACGGCTGCCAGGTGATCGGGGGCCGTGTCGTCGACGTCCGTATGCCTCGGCAGATGGTCGCGCGCATCCAGGTCGTGGAGTACCTCCGGTCCTTTCTCCTCGGACGGACCGGGTGGTCGCAGGCCAACGCACTCATCCTCATCTCCGGGGCGTTCGGGATGTTCCGCCGCGACGTGCTCGTCGAGGTGGGCGGGCTCGACGCCGACTGCATCGGCGAGGACTTCGAGCTCGTCATGCGCATCCACCGCCACATGAAGGATGCCGGGCGCGACTACCGGGTCGTGTTCGTGGCCGAGCCGGTGAGCTGGACCGAGGTGCCGTCGACGCTGGCCGTCCTCGGCCGCCAGCGTCGCCGCTGGCACCGAGGGCTCTGGGAGGTGCTGTGGGCCTACCGCGGGATGACGTTCAACCCGAAGTACGGCCGTGTCGGCATGGTCGCCCTGCCGTACTACTGGTTGTTCGAGCTCTTTGCACCGCTCATCGAGCTCGTCGGTCTCGTCGTCGTCCCGCTCGGTCTGGCGCTCGGGGTCGTCAACCTGAACTACGCTCTCGCGCTGCTGCTCGTGGCCTACGTCTACGGCTTCTTCGTGACGTGCGCGGCGCTCCTCGTCGAGGAGGTCTCGTTCCACCGCTACACGTACTGGCGTGATCTCGTGCGCATCCTCGGCGCAGCGGTCGCCGAGAACATCGGCTACCGCCAGCTCACGGCGGTATGGCGCCTCCAGGGCTGGTGGGCAGCACTGCGGAACAAAGAAGCCGTGTGGGGCACGATGACGCGTACCGGCTTCGGCACCGACTGA
- a CDS encoding phosphatase PAP2 family protein: protein MTSERLARAPRPRVLGVSVSPVLVAVAPGILLVAIGVGGFLGVFDAVREQDDLALLDEPVLVWLSDRRTGLSTSLLTAVTNAFGPVVLPIIVALGCLVWVLIAKRWRDPGLLVGAMLLSTGISVLIKAAVARPRPDDELMTVPGVESSFSFPSGHTIGAATLVLVSGYLIWSRHRTGRRFVLWALASVVVVAMVAVSRLYLGYHFVTDVLAAVSLALAVLGVVVAVHRWLRVAGVEETVDTSSAAPAERR from the coding sequence ATGACTTCTGAGCGCCTCGCGCGAGCTCCGCGCCCCCGTGTTCTCGGAGTCTCGGTCTCCCCGGTCCTTGTCGCGGTCGCGCCGGGGATCCTTCTTGTCGCGATCGGTGTCGGAGGGTTTCTCGGGGTGTTCGACGCCGTCCGTGAGCAGGACGACCTGGCGCTCCTCGACGAGCCGGTGCTCGTGTGGCTCTCCGACCGGCGGACGGGTCTCTCGACGAGCCTGCTCACCGCGGTGACGAACGCGTTCGGGCCTGTGGTGCTCCCGATCATCGTGGCGCTGGGGTGCCTGGTCTGGGTACTGATCGCGAAGAGGTGGCGCGATCCTGGGCTCCTCGTGGGCGCCATGCTCCTGTCGACGGGCATCTCTGTCCTCATCAAGGCTGCCGTCGCACGGCCGCGCCCCGACGACGAGCTCATGACGGTGCCAGGAGTCGAGTCGTCGTTCTCGTTCCCGTCCGGCCACACGATCGGCGCCGCGACGTTGGTGCTCGTCAGCGGGTACCTCATCTGGTCGCGTCATCGCACGGGGCGGCGCTTCGTGCTCTGGGCGCTGGCGAGCGTGGTGGTCGTCGCGATGGTCGCGGTGAGCCGGCTGTACCTCGGCTACCACTTCGTCACCGATGTCCTCGCTGCCGTGAGCCTCGCTCTCGCGGTCCTCGGTGTCGTGGTGGCCGTGCACCGGTGGCTACGCGTCGCGGGCGTCGAGGAGACTGTCGATACCTCGTCAGCTGCGCCCGCCGAGCGTCGCTAG
- a CDS encoding thiolase family protein, with the protein MIASSPDAPVVVAARRSHVGTVGRGHHDLLAPELAAPVLAAVLADVRAHGVGARPTDVVLGSCTGPRGNIARISALAAGLGVDVPGVTIDRQCGSGLAAVLLAASTVRAGEADLVLAGGVESASTSSSTTQAAFAPAGFPDPGMGPAADALAAARNVSRRRQDDYAERSHARVVAAQSAGTFATETVRIGSLDRDEHARCLDPALLARLRPAFTPGGTVTAASSSPISDGSAALALVPERLRGDTAGLRIVAGAVVGCDPSLPGWGPVPAVRAVLARAGVRLDDVAVVEIVEAFAAQVLAVTDALGLDALGTDSARICPDGGALALGHPWGASAAVSVVRLFTRLVRGGAPAGTLGLATAAIGGGMGVAMLVEVVR; encoded by the coding sequence ATGATCGCGAGCTCGCCGGACGCGCCCGTCGTGGTTGCCGCACGCCGCAGCCACGTCGGCACCGTGGGTCGAGGGCACCACGACCTGCTCGCCCCCGAGCTCGCGGCACCCGTCCTGGCCGCCGTTCTCGCCGACGTCCGCGCCCACGGCGTCGGTGCCCGACCCACGGACGTCGTGCTCGGGAGCTGCACCGGCCCGCGCGGAAACATCGCTCGGATCTCGGCGCTCGCTGCTGGGCTCGGGGTCGACGTGCCCGGGGTGACCATCGACCGGCAGTGCGGCAGCGGCCTCGCTGCAGTGCTCCTGGCCGCGAGCACCGTGCGTGCCGGGGAGGCTGACCTGGTGCTCGCAGGGGGCGTCGAGAGCGCGTCGACGTCCTCCAGCACGACACAGGCAGCCTTTGCCCCCGCTGGCTTTCCGGACCCCGGGATGGGGCCGGCCGCGGACGCTCTCGCCGCCGCCCGGAACGTGAGCCGCCGACGTCAGGACGACTACGCGGAACGCAGCCATGCCCGCGTCGTCGCGGCGCAGTCCGCCGGCACCTTCGCCACGGAGACCGTGCGCATCGGTTCCCTCGACCGCGACGAGCACGCCCGCTGCCTCGACCCTGCCCTGCTCGCCCGCCTACGACCCGCTTTCACGCCGGGCGGCACGGTGACGGCCGCGTCGTCGAGCCCGATCAGCGACGGTTCCGCAGCGCTCGCACTCGTTCCCGAGCGGCTGCGCGGCGACACCGCAGGGCTCCGCATCGTCGCCGGCGCGGTCGTCGGGTGCGACCCGTCCCTCCCCGGGTGGGGCCCGGTCCCCGCGGTACGAGCGGTCCTCGCCCGCGCCGGTGTCCGCCTCGACGACGTCGCCGTCGTGGAGATCGTCGAGGCCTTCGCCGCCCAGGTCCTCGCGGTCACCGACGCGCTCGGCCTCGACGCCCTCGGCACGGACTCCGCGCGAATCTGCCCCGACGGCGGCGCTCTCGCGCTCGGTCATCCGTGGGGTGCGAGCGCGGCGGTGAGCGTCGTGCGCCTCTTCACGCGTCTCGTCCGCGGCGGAGCGCCGGCCGGGACGCTCGGGCTCGCGACGGCAGCGATCGGCGGCGGGATGGGCGTCGCGATGCTCGTCGAGGTGGTGCGCTAG
- a CDS encoding HEAT repeat domain-containing protein, translating into MIGFALSWTVLVWILVVTSVTCVLILLAIVVLRSARRLRTRRHERERARVRPAVLGVLAAEDEEDELVEAVDQLRRLPDAQWPAAERYVLQTLSEVRGSSRDALVGVLVDRGTLAAALRTSRGRGAIARARAAEVLGLLQRPEARRRLVSLASDPSRDVRVVAVRALGTLEDPALTETLLAALAPGADVPPSVVGTALLRTRGADPAALRDALSSPHAPVRATAAAVAGHLLVTELAEPISALLDHDPSEAVRSAAGKALARLGRDGDTDDQEVYG; encoded by the coding sequence ATGATCGGGTTCGCCCTCAGCTGGACCGTGCTCGTATGGATCCTCGTCGTCACGAGCGTGACGTGCGTCCTCATCCTTCTCGCGATCGTCGTCCTCCGGTCGGCGCGCAGGCTGCGCACCCGCCGCCACGAGCGGGAGCGTGCACGCGTGCGCCCGGCGGTCCTCGGTGTTCTGGCCGCCGAAGACGAGGAGGACGAGCTGGTCGAGGCGGTCGACCAGCTGCGCAGGCTGCCCGACGCGCAGTGGCCGGCCGCTGAACGGTACGTGCTGCAGACGCTCAGCGAGGTGCGCGGGAGCTCGAGGGACGCGCTCGTCGGCGTCCTGGTCGACCGCGGCACCCTGGCTGCTGCCTTGCGCACCTCACGAGGCCGGGGGGCGATCGCTCGCGCCCGGGCTGCTGAGGTCCTCGGTCTGCTCCAGCGTCCGGAAGCACGCCGGCGACTCGTGAGCCTGGCCTCAGACCCTTCGCGGGACGTCCGAGTCGTCGCGGTCCGCGCACTGGGGACCCTCGAAGACCCCGCGCTCACGGAGACGCTCCTCGCAGCGCTCGCTCCTGGAGCGGACGTTCCGCCCAGCGTCGTGGGGACTGCGCTCCTGCGCACGCGCGGCGCCGACCCCGCCGCGCTGCGCGACGCTCTCTCCTCACCCCACGCCCCCGTGCGCGCGACGGCCGCCGCTGTCGCTGGGCACCTGCTCGTCACCGAGCTGGCAGAGCCGATCTCTGCCCTGCTCGATCACGACCCGTCCGAAGCCGTCAGGTCTGCGGCAGGGAAGGCTCTCGCGCGACTGGGGCGCGACGGCGACACCGACGACCAGGAGGTGTACGGATGA
- the bcp gene encoding thioredoxin-dependent thiol peroxidase has product MSIRLSPGQTAPDFTLETADGSTVSLADLRGRRTIVYFYPAAATPGCTTQACDFRDNLASLQAAGYAVVGISPDPAATLAAFVEAEGLTFPLASDPDKAVATAYGAFGEKKLYGKTVVGIIRSTFVVAADGTLEVAQYNVKATGHVAKLRRDLGVDAA; this is encoded by the coding sequence ATGTCTATCCGCTTGTCCCCCGGCCAGACCGCCCCCGACTTCACCCTGGAGACGGCTGACGGCAGCACCGTCTCGCTCGCTGACCTCCGCGGCCGGCGCACCATCGTCTACTTCTACCCTGCGGCCGCCACCCCCGGCTGCACCACGCAGGCGTGCGACTTCCGCGACAACCTCGCGTCGCTCCAGGCCGCCGGGTATGCCGTCGTCGGGATCTCCCCCGACCCCGCCGCCACGCTCGCCGCGTTCGTGGAGGCAGAGGGCCTCACGTTCCCGCTCGCATCGGACCCTGACAAGGCCGTCGCGACCGCCTACGGAGCGTTCGGGGAGAAGAAGCTCTACGGCAAGACGGTCGTCGGCATCATCCGCTCGACCTTCGTCGTCGCGGCGGACGGGACCCTCGAGGTCGCCCAGTACAACGTCAAGGCCACCGGTCACGTGGCGAAGCTGCGCCGGGACCTCGGCGTGGACGCCGCCTGA
- the trxA gene encoding thioredoxin has product MATQALTESTFEQTIKDNDIVLVDFWADWCGPCRQFAPVFEASSDANPGVVHAKIDTEAERSIAAAANITSIPTLMAFREGVLVFSQPGALPAPALAQVLEGVKSLDMDEVRQQIAAQDATETK; this is encoded by the coding sequence ATGGCCACGCAGGCACTCACCGAATCGACGTTCGAGCAGACCATCAAGGACAACGACATCGTCTTGGTGGACTTCTGGGCTGACTGGTGCGGCCCGTGCCGTCAGTTCGCCCCGGTGTTCGAGGCGTCTTCGGACGCCAACCCCGGGGTGGTCCACGCGAAGATCGACACCGAGGCGGAGCGTTCCATCGCCGCGGCGGCGAACATCACGTCGATCCCCACGCTCATGGCCTTCCGCGAGGGCGTCCTCGTCTTCTCGCAGCCCGGGGCTCTCCCGGCTCCTGCGCTCGCGCAGGTGCTCGAGGGCGTGAAGAGCCTCGACATGGACGAGGTCCGCCAGCAGATCGCTGCGCAGGACGCGACCGAGACGAAGTAG
- the orn gene encoding oligoribonuclease — translation MARTPNNDRIVWIDCEMTGLDLGADALVEVAAVVTDSELNVLGDGIDVIIRPPALSLVQMNDFVRNMHTTSGLITELDEGVTLAEAEDQVLAYIREWVPEPGKAPLGGSSVTTDKMFLERDMKSLVAHLHYRIVDVSSIKELARRWYPRVYFASPTKNGGHRALADILESIDELRYYRSTVFVPQPGPDTKTARAAAAAIAGSSVSGTLSVPDSFTEDAPA, via the coding sequence GTGGCACGCACCCCGAACAATGACCGAATAGTCTGGATCGACTGCGAGATGACGGGTCTCGACCTGGGCGCGGACGCCCTCGTCGAGGTGGCCGCCGTGGTCACGGACTCCGAGCTCAACGTCCTCGGCGACGGCATCGACGTCATCATCAGGCCTCCGGCTCTCTCCCTCGTGCAGATGAACGACTTCGTGAGGAACATGCACACGACGTCCGGCCTCATCACCGAGCTGGACGAGGGCGTGACGCTCGCCGAGGCCGAGGACCAGGTGCTGGCGTACATCCGTGAGTGGGTGCCGGAGCCGGGGAAGGCACCGCTCGGCGGGAGCTCCGTCACGACCGACAAGATGTTCCTCGAGAGGGACATGAAGTCGCTCGTGGCACACCTGCACTACCGGATCGTCGACGTCTCCTCGATCAAGGAGCTCGCGCGCCGCTGGTACCCCCGCGTGTACTTCGCGTCGCCGACGAAGAACGGTGGGCACCGTGCGCTCGCTGACATCCTCGAGAGCATCGACGAGCTGCGCTACTACCGGTCGACGGTATTCGTCCCGCAGCCTGGGCCGGACACGAAGACCGCTCGGGCCGCCGCCGCCGCGATCGCCGGCTCGTCCGTGTCCGGCACGCTCTCCGTCCCCGACAGCTTCACCGAGGATGCCCCGGCCTGA
- a CDS encoding ATP-grasp domain-containing protein, with protein MPTTRVALATCSILPDLDPDDVPLIGALAERGVEAVAAVWDDAEVDWDSFDLVVVRSTWDYSSRPEEFIAWARSVPRLANDAELIAWNTDKYYLKTLGEMGIPIVRTLWLDPDRHLTSQAIHTRLPAHGDYVIKPTVSAGSRDTARYQENTAQARGEAILHARELLRSGRHVMVQPYLNQVDVAGETGLVFIAGEFSHAIRKNAMLSRGHRPTQGLYQEEVMRSVEASEAELALAQRALEAARTILGTAAESLLYARIDTLPGDDGEPILLELELTEPSMFLAKAPASLERFADAIAARAAR; from the coding sequence GTGCCGACAACTCGTGTAGCTCTCGCGACCTGCTCCATCCTCCCGGACCTCGACCCGGACGACGTGCCGCTCATCGGAGCGCTCGCCGAACGCGGCGTGGAAGCGGTAGCGGCGGTGTGGGACGACGCTGAGGTCGACTGGGACTCGTTCGACCTCGTCGTCGTCCGATCCACCTGGGACTATTCCTCGCGGCCGGAGGAGTTCATCGCGTGGGCGCGCAGCGTGCCGCGGCTCGCGAACGATGCAGAGCTGATCGCCTGGAACACGGACAAGTACTACCTCAAGACGTTGGGCGAGATGGGCATCCCTATCGTCCGGACGCTCTGGCTCGACCCTGACCGTCACCTCACCTCCCAGGCGATCCACACGCGTCTGCCGGCGCACGGCGACTACGTCATCAAGCCGACGGTGAGCGCGGGCTCGCGAGACACCGCGCGCTACCAGGAGAACACCGCACAGGCCCGGGGCGAGGCGATCCTCCACGCACGTGAGCTGTTGCGCTCCGGGCGGCACGTCATGGTCCAGCCGTACCTCAACCAGGTGGACGTGGCGGGGGAGACGGGGCTGGTCTTCATCGCGGGAGAGTTCTCCCACGCGATCCGCAAGAACGCGATGCTCTCCCGTGGTCACCGACCTACACAGGGCCTGTACCAGGAAGAGGTCATGCGCAGCGTCGAGGCGAGCGAGGCAGAGCTCGCTCTCGCTCAGCGAGCGCTCGAAGCAGCACGCACCATTCTCGGTACCGCCGCTGAGTCGTTGCTCTATGCGCGGATCGACACACTTCCCGGCGACGACGGCGAACCGATCCTTCTCGAGCTGGAGCTCACCGAGCCGTCGATGTTCTTGGCGAAGGCGCCGGCTTCGCTCGAGCGGTTCGCCGACGCGATCGCGGCACGCGCGGCACGCTAG
- a CDS encoding N-acetylmuramoyl-L-alanine amidase, producing MDTSLSRRRRRSTRTCSRTPWHSGSSAGNATSIGLELRPEATDGDYATAAELIRELRAAFSDLSLVKHSSWKTTACPGRWNLERLDALARTAGSSGGVAKPAAPPTPTAPVPPRTTNPAGRPLLALDGHLGAATIRELQHRFGTTVDGVISTGKGGSRLVAALQRYLVSKGHDLGKVDGLGLYPNTVHRTIRTRTQEALQRYLGTTPDGVLDAPSAAIEALQRRLNAGTF from the coding sequence TTGGACACGAGTCTCTCGCGACGACGTCGAAGGTCTACGCGCACCTGCTCACGGACGCCCTGGCACTCGGGCAGCAGCGCCGGCAACGCCACCTCGATCGGTCTCGAGCTCCGGCCCGAGGCCACCGACGGTGACTACGCCACCGCAGCTGAGCTCATCCGCGAGCTGCGCGCAGCGTTCAGCGACCTGTCGCTCGTCAAGCACTCTTCGTGGAAGACCACCGCCTGCCCGGGGCGGTGGAACCTCGAGCGACTCGACGCGCTCGCCCGCACGGCCGGGTCGAGCGGCGGCGTCGCGAAGCCCGCAGCCCCACCCACCCCGACGGCGCCCGTGCCGCCGCGCACGACCAACCCTGCCGGCCGACCGCTGCTCGCCCTCGACGGTCACCTCGGGGCGGCCACGATCCGCGAGCTACAGCACCGCTTCGGCACCACGGTCGACGGAGTCATCTCCACAGGCAAGGGCGGCTCGCGGCTCGTCGCGGCGCTGCAGCGCTACCTCGTGAGCAAGGGCCACGACCTCGGCAAGGTCGACGGTCTGGGCCTGTACCCGAACACGGTGCACCGCACGATCCGCACTCGCACCCAGGAGGCACTGCAGCGCTACCTCGGCACAACGCCCGACGGAGTACTCGACGCCCCCTCGGCCGCGATCGAGGCTCTGCAGCGACGCCTCAACGCCGGGACCTTCTGA
- the trmB gene encoding tRNA (guanosine(46)-N7)-methyltransferase TrmB, translated as MPDIPSPVSASPEIVDEAADAPFWATTVSFAQRGGRLKERQTRTWEALSPTFVVDPPRGASRASVDPDFVLDVAGLFGRVAPLVVEVGSGQGEALAHAAQAHPERNFLGLEVYRLGVVQTLQRIRALGLTNIRLIEADAVDALATMLPPASVTELWVFFPDPWHKQRHHKRRLVSADFVPLAARVLHPGGTWRLATDWAEYADQMRAVIGASDAFDSDLVAPRFDGRVLTSYERKGLAKNREIADLTCVRTTKGPAEAGPFAPPVPSPA; from the coding sequence ATGCCTGACATCCCCTCCCCCGTCTCTGCGAGCCCCGAGATCGTCGACGAGGCGGCGGACGCTCCGTTCTGGGCGACGACCGTCTCCTTCGCCCAGCGCGGCGGACGGCTCAAGGAACGTCAGACCAGGACGTGGGAGGCTCTCTCGCCCACCTTCGTGGTCGATCCGCCCCGCGGTGCGTCGCGCGCGTCCGTCGACCCGGACTTCGTGCTCGACGTCGCCGGGCTGTTCGGTCGCGTCGCACCGCTCGTCGTCGAGGTGGGCTCCGGTCAGGGCGAGGCTCTCGCCCACGCGGCGCAGGCGCACCCCGAGCGGAACTTCCTCGGCCTCGAGGTCTACCGGCTGGGCGTGGTGCAGACCCTGCAGCGCATCCGCGCCCTCGGGCTGACGAACATCCGTCTCATCGAGGCGGACGCCGTCGACGCCCTGGCCACCATGCTCCCTCCTGCCTCGGTCACGGAGCTGTGGGTCTTCTTCCCGGACCCGTGGCACAAGCAGCGCCACCACAAGCGACGCCTCGTCTCAGCGGACTTCGTCCCGCTGGCAGCCCGCGTCCTGCACCCTGGCGGCACCTGGCGCCTGGCGACGGACTGGGCCGAGTATGCCGACCAGATGCGCGCGGTCATCGGCGCGAGCGACGCCTTCGACTCCGACCTCGTCGCACCGCGGTTCGACGGTCGTGTGCTCACCAGCTACGAGCGCAAGGGACTCGCGAAGAACCGTGAGATCGCCGACCTGACGTGCGTCCGGACGACGAAGGGCCCGGCCGAGGCCGGGCCCTTCGCACCACCGGTGCCCTCGCCTGCCTGA
- a CDS encoding response regulator transcription factor — protein sequence MASQDRVLVVDDNHDICDLVALKLTNSGFGVSQAFDGATALQTARAEAFDLIILDVMMPGMSGLDVLRALRDEAATRSTPVLMLTAKTQERDIEAGFAAGADDYITKPFSPRELLVRVRVILRRGQQ from the coding sequence ATGGCGTCACAGGACCGTGTGCTCGTGGTCGACGACAACCACGACATCTGCGATCTCGTGGCCCTCAAGCTCACCAACTCCGGCTTCGGGGTCTCCCAGGCGTTCGACGGCGCCACGGCTCTGCAGACTGCCCGGGCCGAGGCGTTCGACCTCATCATCCTCGACGTCATGATGCCGGGGATGTCTGGCCTCGACGTCTTGCGAGCGCTCCGGGACGAGGCCGCCACGCGGTCGACGCCCGTGCTCATGCTCACGGCCAAGACCCAGGAACGGGACATCGAGGCCGGGTTCGCTGCTGGTGCTGACGACTACATCACGAAGCCGTTCAGCCCCCGCGAGCTCCTCGTCCGCGTGCGGGTGATCCTGCGCCGCGGGCAGCAATGA
- a CDS encoding ImmA/IrrE family metallo-endopeptidase: MSNERIGQSAAAAFRGEFGLGTEPIVNMARLIEQKTGVGVAYVNTSMPGHGMTMRFGDRYLMAVGCTEHPMRLRSTLAHELGHFRIGSVDRTLDHSEWDERTPQEIQADAFARHLLIPLEAARAAVQGLAPTTALLSDLVQKYKASPNIVAIQLRDAKAIDQETCQDWSALSAGRLASQFGWHAEYASLTLESNTPRGPQALLARAVEGYRWGLVTPATIARLDGQRDPDRITAQLEAAGIVPLLEAEDAARERPTAVGTPLTPEELALLMGDAD, translated from the coding sequence ATGAGCAACGAGCGGATCGGCCAGAGCGCGGCTGCCGCCTTCCGAGGCGAGTTCGGTCTCGGAACAGAGCCGATCGTCAACATGGCGCGCCTGATAGAGCAGAAGACGGGCGTGGGTGTCGCATACGTCAACACATCAATGCCTGGCCATGGGATGACCATGCGCTTCGGTGATCGGTATCTGATGGCAGTTGGGTGCACCGAGCACCCGATGCGGCTCAGGTCCACGCTCGCTCATGAGCTCGGGCACTTTCGTATTGGCAGCGTGGATCGGACCCTCGACCACAGCGAGTGGGACGAGCGCACACCTCAGGAGATCCAGGCCGATGCCTTCGCCCGGCACCTCCTCATACCATTGGAGGCCGCGCGCGCTGCGGTTCAGGGGCTCGCGCCCACGACCGCTTTGCTGTCGGACCTCGTGCAGAAGTACAAGGCTTCGCCCAACATCGTCGCGATCCAGTTACGCGATGCCAAGGCCATCGATCAAGAAACGTGCCAGGACTGGAGCGCCTTATCCGCCGGTCGACTAGCCTCCCAGTTCGGCTGGCACGCGGAGTACGCCTCGCTCACCTTGGAGTCCAATACGCCCCGGGGGCCTCAGGCGTTGCTCGCACGAGCTGTCGAGGGATACCGCTGGGGCCTTGTCACGCCCGCGACCATCGCACGGCTGGACGGCCAGCGCGACCCGGACCGCATTACCGCGCAGTTGGAGGCCGCAGGGATCGTGCCCCTTTTGGAAGCCGAAGATGCCGCACGTGAGCGCCCGACTGCTGTCGGTACCCCTCTCACACCGGAGGAGTTGGCGCTGCTCATGGGTGACGCCGACTGA
- a CDS encoding helix-turn-helix domain-containing protein gives MSDVDVQIGARLVTAREAVGLSQRDLEKYSGISQSTIHRIEKGQRSASVLELSALADACGVLIADLQGTSTLTDQVLCAGRTSDAGTQALADYMIYAFGLARRLDELGVAEVA, from the coding sequence ATGTCTGACGTCGATGTACAGATCGGGGCACGGCTGGTCACGGCGCGCGAGGCCGTCGGGCTGAGCCAGCGCGACCTGGAGAAGTACTCGGGGATCTCCCAGTCGACGATCCACCGAATCGAGAAGGGGCAGCGGAGCGCTTCGGTGCTGGAGCTATCGGCCCTCGCCGACGCCTGCGGTGTCCTGATTGCCGACCTGCAAGGGACCAGCACCCTGACCGACCAGGTGCTTTGCGCCGGGCGCACGAGCGATGCTGGTACCCAAGCCCTCGCCGACTACATGATCTACGCTTTCGGACTAGCGCGCCGCCTCGACGAGCTCGGCGTAGCCGAGGTCGCATGA